GCCATCGCCAGTGCTGCTGATTGAGTATAGCTGTAAACAGCCGCCTTGGTTGCACAGTAGTGAGCTACCAGGGCCTCCCCACGTCGACCTGCTTGAGAAGAGAGGTTAATGATCTTACCACTGATGCCTTTCTCAACCATGTGGGCCGCAGCCGCTTGCATCATGAAGAACATTCCCTTGACGTTAATATCGAAGAGCCGATCATAACTTTCTCGAGAAGACTCCAGTAGTGGAGCCATCTCAAAGATTCCTGCATTATTGAAAAGGATATCAACTTGGCCAAACGCTTCAGCTGCTGCTTGAATCGTCTGATCAATATCCATCTGTTTAGTCACATCCATACCGACCGCCAAGGCACTGCCGCCAGTCGCTTGAATTTCCTTCGCGACAGCTTCCGCTAGCGACAGCTTTACATCTGCGACAACACAGCGTGCTCCTTCCTGAGCGTAGCGCAAAGAGACAGCACGACCGATACCGCCACCGCCACCTGTAATGATTGCTGTCTTGCCTTCCAGTTTCATCGAATTGCCTTCCCGTTGTTGTCAAATTTATGAATTTTGTCCTCTTCCGGACTAAGATAGATGGTTTCACCGTAATTTAGCTGAACTTCCCCATCGGTACGAACCGTTAGTGGAGCTTGCTGGCCTTCGACATTAACATGCAAGAAGGTGTCTGAGCCCAAATGCTCCGACACTCCAACCTTGCCTGTCCATAGTCCTGAAGACTTGGAAATTTGAACGTGTTCAGGGCGAACTCCAATCGTTGTTGCATTGTAGCGACTGGCTTCTCCACCATCGAGGAAGTTCATTCTGGGAGCACCGATGAAGCCCGCTACGAAAAGATTATCCGGTGCGCGGTAGAGATCCATAGGACTACCCACCTGCTCAATATTGCCATGATCCAGCACTACGATCTTATCGGCCATCGTCATTGCTTCCACCTGATCGTGAGTGACATAGATCATCGTTGTCTTTAATTGCTGGTGCAACTCCATGATTTCAAGACGCATATTGATCCGGAGAGCAGCATCCAAGTTTGAAAGTGGTTCGTCGAAAAGGAAG
Above is a genomic segment from SAR324 cluster bacterium containing:
- a CDS encoding L-iditol 2-dehydrogenase — protein: MKLEGKTAIITGGGGGIGRAVSLRYAQEGARCVVADVKLSLAEAVAKEIQATGGSALAVGMDVTKQMDIDQTIQAAAEAFGQVDILFNNAGIFEMAPLLESSRESYDRLFDINVKGMFFMMQAAAAHMVEKGISGKIINLSSQAGRRGEALVAHYCATKAAVYSYTQSAALAMAPHHINVNGIAPGVIDTPMWATVDGLFARYENRPIGEKKRLVGEAVPLGRMGSPNDIEGAAVFLASADADYITAQTFNVDGGNWMS
- a CDS encoding ABC transporter ATP-binding protein, with the protein product MNLVGVSKSFGDVLVIPSVDLEVNEGEFVVFVGPSGSGKSTLLRLIAGLEEVSKGRIEFNGQDMTNLAPAKRGLAMVFQSYALYPHMSVRENIGFPLKMASMPKSEIAAKVQEAAKILNLSEYLERKPRQLSGGQRQRVAIGRAIVRQPKAFLFDEPLSNLDAALRINMRLEIMELHQQLKTTMIYVTHDQVEAMTMADKIVVLDHGNIEQVGSPMDLYRAPDNLFVAGFIGAPRMNFLDGGEASRYNATTIGVRPEHVQISKSSGLWTGKVGVSEHLGSDTFLHVNVEGQQAPLTVRTDGEVQLNYGETIYLSPEEDKIHKFDNNGKAIR